One Nicotiana tomentosiformis chromosome 4, ASM39032v3, whole genome shotgun sequence genomic window carries:
- the LOC104103265 gene encoding uncharacterized protein codes for MDHNNLGTSQAIKKDYSIKNESSESNQKLHKASGEVTSEGNQGQGGRNVAGDVAPRHVNSQGEVNMEADITMDDVIRAGGLGARDDLNSVLPIATDTTDFEASIRDAWDYEGPRESIKRPGLGWTEPAKK; via the exons ATGGACCACAATAATCTTGGAACTTCTCAAG CAATTAAGAAAGATTATAGCATTAAGAATGAAAGCAGTGAATCCAATCAAAAACTGCATAAGGCTTCAGGGGAAGTGACATCTGAAGGGAATCAAGGTCAAGGTGGTAGGAATGTCGCAGGCGATGTAGCTCCACGACATGTGAATTCTCAAGGCGAAGTAAATATGGAGGCAGATATCACTATGGATGATGTTATAAGAGCCGGAGGTCTAGGAGCAAGAGACGATTTAAATAGTGTTCTTCCTATCGCAACCGATACCACTGACTTTGAGGCTTCTATTCGTGATGCTTGGGACTATGAAGGACCACGTGAAAGCATTAAGCGACCGGGCCTTGGCTGGAC